From a single Raphanus sativus cultivar WK10039 chromosome 3, ASM80110v3, whole genome shotgun sequence genomic region:
- the LOC108844887 gene encoding F-box/kelch-repeat protein At1g64840 — MAEPVTKEKMMIPDWTKLPEELFQTITNKMNCFDVVHARSVSTLWRSTFPYPASLLRSSYSLPTYPVEKDGLCSLEKIPFVLVIVPTPTGDESVSEFFMGLVGRDEAADYMEAPSPLQCSLKMKMEKSDPKWINVIGSHILSLSHQYRMVCWDPNGLRTTYRNVAILPLNREGGRGRGEFIVLRSCSYWGSLLVLTSAKRKWVPLPGVPSSSCTALVTFRGRFYASFSDERIYVIHPYSLVAVLLLMPPNFTDGSNHLITAGDDELFLVKKNTPITGPVTCRVCRLVGLEWVEVDELGDRVLFVGKEANVCCSANQLPDGCGVTGDSILFTKRAGEDTYLYKYGPPDVPNENVVGEWRSSRESRVKFLDSQETFAFRVES, encoded by the coding sequence ATGGCTGAACCTGTAACGAAAGAGAAGATGATGATACCAGACTGGACTAAACTCCCTGAAGAGCTGTTTCAGACTATCACCAATAAAATGAACTGTTTCGATGTTGTTCATGCTCGCTCCGTCAGCACCTTGTGGCGATCAACATTCCCGTATCCGGCTTCCCTGCTGCGCTCAAGTTACTCTCTACCCACTTATCCCGTCGAGAAGGATGGCTTGTGCTCCCTCGAGAAGATCCCTTTCGTCCTCGTGATTGTCCCAACTCCTACTGGTGATGAGTCGGTTTCTGAGTTTTTCATGGGATTAGTAGGCCGAGATGAGGCTGCTGATTACATGGAGGCTCCATCTCCTCTTCAGTGCTCGCTAAAGATGAAGATGGAAAAATCTGATCCAAAATGGATAAACGTGATCGGCTCCCATATCTTATCTCTAAGCCATCAGTACAGAATGGTTTGTTGGGATCCTAATGGATTGAGAACAACTTACCGCAACGTGGCTATTCTTCCACTAAACAGGGagggaggaagaggaagaggagagttCATTGTGCTTCGTAGCTGTAGCTACTGGGGAAGTTTGTTAGTGTTAACAAGTGCTAAAAGGAAGTGGGTGCCACTTCCGGGCGTTCCAAGTTCTTCATGCACGGCTTTGGTCACGTTTAGAGGAAGGTTCTATGCATCTTTCTCTGACGAGCGCATTTACGTTATCCATCCTTATTCACTAGTAGCAGTACTTCTCCTGATGCCTCCAAACTTTACCGATGGAAGCAATCATCTGATTACAGCTGGTGATGATGAGCTTTTCCTGGTTAAGAAAAACACACCTATTACTGGTCCGGTAACATGTAGAGTGTGTAGGCTGGTGGGTTTAGAATGGGTTGAGGTCGATGAACTTGGAGACCGTGTGTTGTTTGTTGGGAAAGAAGCAAACGTCTGCTGCTCGGCTAACCAGCTTCCTGATGGTTGTGGTGTGACCGGGGACTCGATTTTGTTCACCAAACGAGCAGGGGAAGATACTTACCTCTATAAGTATGGACCACCTGACGTTCCAAACGAAAACGTGGTGGGTGAATGGAGAAGCTCAAGAGAGAGCCGTGTGAAATTCCTTGATTCTCAGGAGACTTTTGCTTTCCGGGTTGAGTCTTGA
- the LOC108847104 gene encoding B3 domain-containing protein REM12 produces MLSGLGPNNEDQDKMGYISRKKHPITEEGDDDQDNTGNKKVKTNSPNTEADSSSSDNSCFVASVTVSNLHEDSLCLPPDFTISNGFKRKCRKIVLADERERSWALDLRFNKSSDTFYITRGWRNFCEENGKKAGSLFKFKLMRNGETPLLSVCPTESTSDGTQGDENNPQRCRDSTSPNQNRFVTLTLTNDSLKSSRLYLPLPFLKENGMDKPGMVTLLGKDGTRRLANLLRENSGRMSLGKGLKDFARANGLNMGDSFTLELIWENATPVLSLLSTEFRSQNRLVTLTLTQDSFKNSRLGLPLPFMRENGMNEPGTIALLGKDGTKWMTNLLRESQGRMSLGKGWKDFARANGLEIGESFTLESIWEGATPMLGLSSRESKSEKVSVSTEPNIGNETKKDENNIEE; encoded by the exons ATGCTCTCTGGTTTAGGACCCAACAACGAGGATCAGGACAAGATGG GCTATATCTCGAGGAAGAAGCATCCTATAACTgaagaaggtgatgatgatCAGGACAACACCG GAAACAAGAAAGTTAAGACTAACAGTCCAAACACTGAAGCTGATTCTTCTTCATCTGACAACTCTTGTTTTGTGGCCTCTGTTACCGTTTCCAATCTACATGAAGATTCTCTG TGTCTTCCTCCAGATTTCACAATCTCAAatggttttaaaagaaaatgccGCAAGATTGTTTTAGCAGATGAAAGGGAAAGATCATGGGCGTTGGATCTTAGGTTCAACAAATCGTCTGATACATTCTATATAACCCGAGGTTGGAGAAATTTCTGTGAAGAAAACGGCAAAAAAGCAGGAAGCTTATTTAAGTTCAAACTAATGAGAAACGGGGAAACACCTTTGCTTAGTGTCTGCCCTACAGAATCTACCAGTGATGGAACACAAGGAGACGAGAACAATCCTCAAAGATGTAGAGATTCAACTTCACCCAACCAGAACCGATTTGTGACTTTAACACTTACAAATGATAGCCTCAAAAGTAGTAGACTG tATCTCCCATTGCCATTCTTGAAAGAAAACGGCATGGACAAACCGGGTATGGTAACTCTGTTGGGGAAAGACGGTACAAGGAGGCTGGCAAATCTTCTACGGGAGAACTCAGGAAGAATGAGTTTAGGAAAGGGCTTGAAAGATTTTGCTAGAGCAAACGGATTAAACATGGGCGATTCCTTCACATTGGAGTTGATCTGGGAAAATGCAACTCCGGTGCTCAGTTTGCTCAGTACGGAGTTCAGAAGCCAGAACCGACTTGTGACTTTAACACTTACACAAGACAGCTTCAAAAACAGTAGACTG ggACTTCCATTGCCATTCATGAGGGAAAACGGCATGAACGAACCTGGGACGATAGCTCTGTTGGGAAAAGATGGTACAAAGTGGATGACAAATCTTCTACGAGAAAGCCAAGGAAGAATGAGTTTGGGAAAGGGCTGGAAAGATTTTGCTAGAGCAAATGGTCTAGAAATTGGTGAATCCTTCACGTTGGAGTCGATCTGGGAAGGTGCAACTCCTATGCTCGGTCTCTCTAGTAGAGAGTCCAAAAGTGAGAAAGTATCTGTTTCCACCGAACCTAATATTGGAAACGAAACCAAGAAAGATGAAAATAACATTGAGGAGTAA
- the LOC108847101 gene encoding B3 domain-containing protein REM-like 1 isoform X1, whose amino-acid sequence MSFQERRIIQKNEPGSSSTHTYTPVFLTQDFTSLGGLKRKCSPKRIISSDSSMGTRFVTFTLAPVDVRHCRLRLPMQFSRENGINKPGKVYLMGNDGSKWLANLLLESRGRMTVGDGWKSFVKANGLKIGESYTLELNWEDTTPVLSLCPTAVHSVGIRAEGECSEASENESLPIKRRSGTEVIKYENRKDERSSWEKDKSRDSSSASQNRFLTLTITPDSLRHGRLRLPLEFMTENSMNRPGDITLLGKDGAKWLASLLLERRGRMCLGKGWKDFAKANGLKTGDSITLESIWEDSTPVLRLLSDRRQQGECSKAREKESAFTEPSSGNRREESSIYPLRRLDSSLVNQNRFETSTLFPEIVRHGAHDYQIGEIVVFRDEGDMMFQVSDLEPRFSEIQNVLPPSSNNDQENIGSVSIIRKERGFSLYDGDGHDQYNIELPLKKKVKKNNPGTEADPSSEPSCFVAHVTASNLRTDALHLPQEFTSSNSPTQIYSSSEKQLATFTLAPVEVRNCRLRLPMQFTRENGINKPGKIYLLGKDGSKWLANLLVESRGRMTLGDGWKSFVKANGLKTGESFTLKLNWEDTTPVLSLCPPESNIDSREGGECSEAMEKEPLPIVPTTNGKEISKEGENSKKESSSWERETNLLEWGDSTILSQNRFLTLTITPDSLKHGRLRLPLEFMTENNMNKPGDITLLGKDGVKWLVSLLLEKRGRMSLGKGWKDFAKANGLKTGDSITFESIWENATPVLSLLRVESNNDSEVSKQSGFNSGNKTRKAENSREVSRSRDLEKIRELSSAIQSRIVILTLTPEGVRDCKMQLPSQFMWTNGIMNPGKITLLGRSGMKWFAYLLSKDGTIALENGWKGFCEANGVMVGESFVLEFIPTEGADYVFKFYSNYGYHIQKC is encoded by the exons ATG AGCTTCCAAGAAAGAAGAATAATCCAGAAAAATGAACCTGGTTCTTCATCAACTCATACATATACACCGGTG TTTCTTACACAAGATTTCACAAGCTTAGGTGGTCTTAAAAGGAAATGTAGTCCGAAACGGATAATATCGTCAGATTCGTCAATGGGGACACGATTCGTAACATTTACACTTGCACCTGTTGATGTTAGACATTGTAGACTG CGTCTTCCAATGCAATTCTCGAGGGAGAATGGCATCAATAAGCCTGGAAAAGTATATCTGATGGGTAACGATGGTTCAAAGTGGCTGGCAAACCTTCTCCTTGAAAGCAGGGGAAGAATGACTGTGGGAGACGGCTGGAAATCATTTGTTAAAGCAAACGGCTTAAAGATCGGTGAATCCTACACACTGGAGTTGAATTGGGAGGACACAACTCCTGTTCTCAGTTTATGCCCTACTGCAGTTCATAGCGTTGGCATTAGAGCAGAAGGAGAGTGTTCAGAAGCAAGCGAGAATGAGTCTCTTCCCATAAAACGTCGCAGCGGAACCGAAGTTATCAAATATGAAAACAGGAAAGATGAGAGGAGTTCATGGGAGAAAGATAAGAGTAGAGATTCAAGTTCAGCAAGCCAAAACCGATTCCTGACATTAACAATTACACCTGACAGTCTCAGGCATGGTAGACTG CGTCTTCCATTGGAATTCATGACGGAGAATAGCATGAACAGGCCTGGGGATATAACTCTCTTGGGTAAAGATGGTGCAAAGTGGCTGGCAAGTCTTCTGCTAGAAAGAAGAGGGCGAATGTGTTTAGGAAAGGGTTGGAAAGATTTTGCTAAAGCAAACGGCTTAAAGACTGGTGATTCCATCACGTTGGAGTCAATATGGGAAGACTCAACTCCTGTGCTCAGGCTGCTCAGTGATAGAAGGCAGCAGGGTGAGTGCTCAAAAGCAAGAGAGAAGGAGTCTGCTTTCACAGAACCTAGCAGTGGAAAcaggagagaagagagcagcATATACCCTCTTAGAAGGCTAGATTCATCTTTAGTAAACCAAAACCGATTTGAGACATCAACACTTTTTCCTGAAATAGTTCGTCATGGTGCTCATGATTATCAAATTGGCGAAATTGTTGTTTTCAGAGATGAAGGAGATATGATGTTCCAAGTCTCAGATTTAGAACCTAGATTCTCTGAGATTCAAAATGTGCTACCTCCAAGCAGCAACAATGATCAGGAAAACATTG GCAGCGTTTCGATAATAAGAAAAGAACGAGGCTTTTCATTATATGATGGAGATGGACATGATCAGTACAACATTG AGCTTCCGCTGAAGAAGAAAGTGAAGAAGAACAACCCAGGAACAGAAGCAGATCCTTCATCAGAACCCTCTTGTTTTGTAGCCCATGTCACAGCTTCTAATCTACGCACGGATGCACTG CATCTTCCACAAGAATTTACAAGCTCAAATAGTCCGACACAGATATATTCGTCAAGCGAGAAACAATTAGCAACATTCACACTTGCACCTGTTGAGGTCAGAAATTGTAGACTG CGTCTTCCAATGCAATTCACAAGGGAGAATGGCATAAACAAGCCTGGGAAGATATATTTGTTAGGTAAAGACGGCTCAAAGTGGCTGGCAAATCTTCTCGTGGAAAGCAGAGGAAGAATGACTTTGGGTGACGGTTGGAAAAGTTTTGTTAAAGCAAACGGCTTAAAAACTGGTGAATCCTTCACACTCAAGTTGAATTGGGAAGACACAACTCCTGTGCTCAGTTTGTGCCCTCCGGAGTCTAACATTGACAGTAGAGAAGGAGGTGAGTGTTCAGAAGCAATGGAGAAAGAGCCTCTTCCCATAGTACCTACTACCAACGGAAAAGAGATCAGCAAAGAAGGTGAAAACAGCAAAAAAGAGAGCAGCTCATGGGAGAGAGAGACAAATCTTCTGGAATGGGGAGATTCAACTATACTAAGCCAAAACCGATTTCTGACACTAACAATCACACCTGACAGTCTCAAACATGGTAGACTG cgTCTTCCGTTGGAATTTATGACGGAGAATAACATGAACAAGCCTGGAGATATAACTTTGCTGGGTAAAGATGGTGTAAAGTGGCTGGTTAGTCTTCTACTGGAAAAAAGAGGTAGAATGAGCTTGGGAAAAGGATGGAAAGATTTTGCTAAAGCAAACGGCTTAAAGACGGGTGACTCCATCACCTTCGAGTCAATTTGGGAAAACGCAACTCCTGTACTCAGTTTGCTCCGTGTAGAGTCTAACAATGATAGCGAGGTTTCAAAACAGTCGGGATTTAACAGTGGAAACAAGACCAGGAAAGCAGAGAACAGCAGAGAAGTGAGTAGATCACGGGATTTGGAGAAAATAAGAGAGTTGTCTTCAGCAATCCAAAGCCGGATCGTGATATTAACACTTACACCTGAAGGTGTCAGGGACTGTAAGATG CAACTTCCGAGTCAATTCATGTGGACTAATGGCATCATGAACCCTGGAAAGATAACTCTGTTGGGTAGAAGCGGGATGAAGTGGTTTGCATATTTACTGTCAAAAGATGGGACAATCGCCTTGGAGAATGGATGGAAAGGTTTCTGTGAGGCTAATGGGGTGATGGTAGGAGAATCTTTCGTTTTGGAATTCATTCCCACTGAAGGCGCAGACTATGTTTTCAAGTTCTACTCCAACTACGGATACCATATACAAAAATGTTAA
- the LOC108847101 gene encoding B3 domain-containing protein REM-like 1 isoform X2 has product MSFQERRIIQKNEPGSSSTHTYTPVFLTQDFTSLGGLKRKCSPKRIISSDSSMGTRFVTFTLAPVDVRHCRLRLPMQFSRENGINKPGKVYLMGNDGSKWLANLLLESRGRMTVGDGWKSFVKANGLKIGESYTLELNWEDTTPVLSLCPTAVHSVGIRAEGECSEASENESLPIKRRSGTEVIKYENRKDERSSWEKDKSRDSSSASQNRFLTLTITPDSLRHGRLRLPLEFMTENSMNRPGDITLLGKDGAKWLASLLLERRGRMCLGKGWKDFAKANGLKTGDSITLESIWEDSTPVLRLLSDRRQQGECSKAREKESAFTEPSSGNRREESSIYPLRRDEGDMMFQVSDLEPRFSEIQNVLPPSSNNDQENIGSVSIIRKERGFSLYDGDGHDQYNIELPLKKKVKKNNPGTEADPSSEPSCFVAHVTASNLRTDALHLPQEFTSSNSPTQIYSSSEKQLATFTLAPVEVRNCRLRLPMQFTRENGINKPGKIYLLGKDGSKWLANLLVESRGRMTLGDGWKSFVKANGLKTGESFTLKLNWEDTTPVLSLCPPESNIDSREGGECSEAMEKEPLPIVPTTNGKEISKEGENSKKESSSWERETNLLEWGDSTILSQNRFLTLTITPDSLKHGRLRLPLEFMTENNMNKPGDITLLGKDGVKWLVSLLLEKRGRMSLGKGWKDFAKANGLKTGDSITFESIWENATPVLSLLRVESNNDSEVSKQSGFNSGNKTRKAENSREVSRSRDLEKIRELSSAIQSRIVILTLTPEGVRDCKMQLPSQFMWTNGIMNPGKITLLGRSGMKWFAYLLSKDGTIALENGWKGFCEANGVMVGESFVLEFIPTEGADYVFKFYSNYGYHIQKC; this is encoded by the exons ATG AGCTTCCAAGAAAGAAGAATAATCCAGAAAAATGAACCTGGTTCTTCATCAACTCATACATATACACCGGTG TTTCTTACACAAGATTTCACAAGCTTAGGTGGTCTTAAAAGGAAATGTAGTCCGAAACGGATAATATCGTCAGATTCGTCAATGGGGACACGATTCGTAACATTTACACTTGCACCTGTTGATGTTAGACATTGTAGACTG CGTCTTCCAATGCAATTCTCGAGGGAGAATGGCATCAATAAGCCTGGAAAAGTATATCTGATGGGTAACGATGGTTCAAAGTGGCTGGCAAACCTTCTCCTTGAAAGCAGGGGAAGAATGACTGTGGGAGACGGCTGGAAATCATTTGTTAAAGCAAACGGCTTAAAGATCGGTGAATCCTACACACTGGAGTTGAATTGGGAGGACACAACTCCTGTTCTCAGTTTATGCCCTACTGCAGTTCATAGCGTTGGCATTAGAGCAGAAGGAGAGTGTTCAGAAGCAAGCGAGAATGAGTCTCTTCCCATAAAACGTCGCAGCGGAACCGAAGTTATCAAATATGAAAACAGGAAAGATGAGAGGAGTTCATGGGAGAAAGATAAGAGTAGAGATTCAAGTTCAGCAAGCCAAAACCGATTCCTGACATTAACAATTACACCTGACAGTCTCAGGCATGGTAGACTG CGTCTTCCATTGGAATTCATGACGGAGAATAGCATGAACAGGCCTGGGGATATAACTCTCTTGGGTAAAGATGGTGCAAAGTGGCTGGCAAGTCTTCTGCTAGAAAGAAGAGGGCGAATGTGTTTAGGAAAGGGTTGGAAAGATTTTGCTAAAGCAAACGGCTTAAAGACTGGTGATTCCATCACGTTGGAGTCAATATGGGAAGACTCAACTCCTGTGCTCAGGCTGCTCAGTGATAGAAGGCAGCAGGGTGAGTGCTCAAAAGCAAGAGAGAAGGAGTCTGCTTTCACAGAACCTAGCAGTGGAAAcaggagagaagagagcagcATATACCCTCTTAGAAG AGATGAAGGAGATATGATGTTCCAAGTCTCAGATTTAGAACCTAGATTCTCTGAGATTCAAAATGTGCTACCTCCAAGCAGCAACAATGATCAGGAAAACATTG GCAGCGTTTCGATAATAAGAAAAGAACGAGGCTTTTCATTATATGATGGAGATGGACATGATCAGTACAACATTG AGCTTCCGCTGAAGAAGAAAGTGAAGAAGAACAACCCAGGAACAGAAGCAGATCCTTCATCAGAACCCTCTTGTTTTGTAGCCCATGTCACAGCTTCTAATCTACGCACGGATGCACTG CATCTTCCACAAGAATTTACAAGCTCAAATAGTCCGACACAGATATATTCGTCAAGCGAGAAACAATTAGCAACATTCACACTTGCACCTGTTGAGGTCAGAAATTGTAGACTG CGTCTTCCAATGCAATTCACAAGGGAGAATGGCATAAACAAGCCTGGGAAGATATATTTGTTAGGTAAAGACGGCTCAAAGTGGCTGGCAAATCTTCTCGTGGAAAGCAGAGGAAGAATGACTTTGGGTGACGGTTGGAAAAGTTTTGTTAAAGCAAACGGCTTAAAAACTGGTGAATCCTTCACACTCAAGTTGAATTGGGAAGACACAACTCCTGTGCTCAGTTTGTGCCCTCCGGAGTCTAACATTGACAGTAGAGAAGGAGGTGAGTGTTCAGAAGCAATGGAGAAAGAGCCTCTTCCCATAGTACCTACTACCAACGGAAAAGAGATCAGCAAAGAAGGTGAAAACAGCAAAAAAGAGAGCAGCTCATGGGAGAGAGAGACAAATCTTCTGGAATGGGGAGATTCAACTATACTAAGCCAAAACCGATTTCTGACACTAACAATCACACCTGACAGTCTCAAACATGGTAGACTG cgTCTTCCGTTGGAATTTATGACGGAGAATAACATGAACAAGCCTGGAGATATAACTTTGCTGGGTAAAGATGGTGTAAAGTGGCTGGTTAGTCTTCTACTGGAAAAAAGAGGTAGAATGAGCTTGGGAAAAGGATGGAAAGATTTTGCTAAAGCAAACGGCTTAAAGACGGGTGACTCCATCACCTTCGAGTCAATTTGGGAAAACGCAACTCCTGTACTCAGTTTGCTCCGTGTAGAGTCTAACAATGATAGCGAGGTTTCAAAACAGTCGGGATTTAACAGTGGAAACAAGACCAGGAAAGCAGAGAACAGCAGAGAAGTGAGTAGATCACGGGATTTGGAGAAAATAAGAGAGTTGTCTTCAGCAATCCAAAGCCGGATCGTGATATTAACACTTACACCTGAAGGTGTCAGGGACTGTAAGATG CAACTTCCGAGTCAATTCATGTGGACTAATGGCATCATGAACCCTGGAAAGATAACTCTGTTGGGTAGAAGCGGGATGAAGTGGTTTGCATATTTACTGTCAAAAGATGGGACAATCGCCTTGGAGAATGGATGGAAAGGTTTCTGTGAGGCTAATGGGGTGATGGTAGGAGAATCTTTCGTTTTGGAATTCATTCCCACTGAAGGCGCAGACTATGTTTTCAAGTTCTACTCCAACTACGGATACCATATACAAAAATGTTAA